One window from the genome of Candidatus Rhabdochlamydia sp. T3358 encodes:
- a CDS encoding NUDIX domain-containing protein, protein MSNKNSAQFILRVNQLDQPLGLIEKYEAHRNGILHRAFSVFLFRRLNSSLQLLLHQRTQEKYHSGGLWTNTCCSHAKKATPLENQAKNRLKIEMGFSCKLYHAGLFYYKENVGNEMIEHEIDHVFVGLHNPRFIRPNPQEVQNYKWIDVEALQSLSQEEQKKFTAWFFQAFELALKSIKTMSTLNKSYF, encoded by the coding sequence ATGTCTAATAAAAATTCTGCTCAATTTATTTTAAGAGTAAATCAATTAGACCAGCCCCTAGGCCTGATTGAAAAATACGAAGCTCATCGAAATGGAATTTTACATCGTGCGTTTTCTGTTTTTCTTTTCCGCCGGCTTAACTCTTCTTTGCAATTGCTTCTACATCAAAGAACTCAAGAAAAATATCATTCGGGGGGACTATGGACTAACACTTGCTGTAGCCATGCTAAAAAAGCTACTCCCCTTGAAAATCAAGCTAAAAATCGACTAAAAATTGAGATGGGTTTTTCTTGTAAGCTTTATCATGCTGGTCTCTTTTATTATAAAGAAAATGTTGGAAATGAAATGATAGAACATGAAATTGACCATGTCTTTGTTGGTTTACATAACCCACGATTTATTCGACCTAATCCGCAGGAGGTTCAAAATTATAAATGGATAGATGTAGAGGCTCTTCAAAGCCTTTCACAAGAAGAACAAAAAAAATTTACCGCCTGGTTTTTTCAGGCTTTTGAATTGGCCTTAAAATCTATTAAAACAATGTCTACATTAAACAAAAGCTATTTTTAG
- a CDS encoding DJ-1/PfpI family protein: MQIVFLLYNGMTALDLIGPHEILCRLPGAKIQRAAERPGLIHTDSGLMLNAEYTLSNISHADILVIPGAGNATTLRKTPKTLEWIRSIHATTTWTTSVCTGSLILGAAGILSGLRATTHWAAFDRLEYWGAQPTHGRIVEDGRVITAAGVSAGIDMALNLAIKVAGAQFAQAIQLGIEYDPEPPFDMGSFKKADSPIRNALQVRMAADFEPK; this comes from the coding sequence ATGCAAATAGTATTTTTACTTTATAATGGAATGACTGCTCTTGATCTAATTGGACCCCATGAAATTCTTTGTCGTTTGCCTGGAGCCAAGATACAGAGAGCTGCCGAAAGACCTGGGTTGATACATACTGATTCGGGTTTAATGTTAAACGCTGAGTACACATTATCTAATATTTCACATGCCGACATATTAGTCATACCAGGAGCAGGAAATGCAACAACTCTCAGAAAAACTCCCAAGACACTAGAGTGGATTCGTTCTATACACGCAACAACGACTTGGACGACTTCAGTTTGCACAGGCAGCCTTATCTTAGGAGCTGCTGGTATCTTATCGGGATTACGAGCAACGACACATTGGGCAGCTTTTGACCGCTTGGAATACTGGGGTGCGCAACCCACCCATGGCCGCATCGTAGAAGATGGTAGGGTGATAACAGCAGCGGGGGTTTCAGCTGGAATCGACATGGCTTTGAATCTTGCCATAAAAGTTGCGGGCGCTCAATTTGCACAGGCTATTCAGCTTGGTATTGAATATGACCCCGAGCCTCCCTTTGATATGGGTTCTTTTAAAAAAGCAGATTCTCCTATTCGCAATGCGTTGCAAGTGCGGATGGCAGCTGATTTTGAACCAAAATGA
- a CDS encoding extracellular solute-binding protein: MPKFLTRALIISIWIFLLACFLYGPRFSPASKDSINVFTWGGILDEGIIQSFEKKTGIRVNINNYSSNEELIMKLKATEGQGYDLVIPSDYAVSILVKNQLIKELDRKQLTFFHQLLPGLLGHFFDPQNRYSIPLSWEVYGLGIDKDFFTEPFIPSWKMIFDPEVVDYRIVMVNDPIEAIEIAGFYLYGSTSSLSKIQAEKVKDLLLQQKPWVAAYASSRADYFLATKNSPLAVASSSYIFRSKRNFSFIDFVVPKEGSFISIENICIPKTSDKEVLVYQFINHLYQRESIRVYWDSFRLFPALDDKQDLDFDPQADKIFYGLADDLKKYHFFKSLLPQQKIRDIWVEVKVN, from the coding sequence ATGCCCAAGTTTCTTACTCGAGCGCTTATTATCTCTATTTGGATTTTTTTATTAGCATGTTTTTTATATGGGCCTAGATTTTCGCCTGCTTCTAAAGACTCTATTAATGTCTTTACATGGGGCGGTATTTTAGATGAAGGGATTATTCAAAGCTTCGAGAAAAAAACAGGTATTAGAGTGAATATCAATAACTACTCCTCTAATGAAGAACTGATTATGAAACTAAAAGCAACAGAAGGGCAAGGCTATGATCTAGTCATACCTTCTGATTATGCAGTGAGTATTTTGGTTAAAAATCAATTAATTAAAGAATTGGATCGAAAGCAACTCACCTTCTTTCATCAGCTTCTTCCTGGATTATTAGGACACTTTTTTGATCCACAGAATCGTTATTCTATTCCCCTTTCTTGGGAGGTTTACGGCTTGGGAATTGACAAAGACTTTTTTACCGAGCCTTTTATCCCCTCTTGGAAGATGATTTTTGATCCAGAAGTGGTAGATTATCGCATCGTTATGGTTAATGATCCCATTGAAGCTATTGAAATAGCTGGATTTTACCTATATGGTTCCACTTCTTCTCTCTCTAAGATCCAAGCCGAAAAAGTAAAAGATCTCTTGTTACAACAAAAGCCATGGGTAGCAGCCTATGCAAGCTCAAGAGCAGATTACTTTCTAGCTACTAAGAATTCTCCTCTAGCAGTAGCTTCCAGCTCCTATATTTTTCGCTCAAAACGCAATTTTAGTTTTATTGACTTTGTTGTTCCTAAAGAAGGATCTTTTATTTCTATTGAAAATATTTGTATTCCTAAAACGTCTGATAAAGAGGTTTTAGTCTATCAATTTATCAATCATCTCTACCAAAGAGAATCTATCCGCGTGTATTGGGATTCTTTTAGACTTTTTCCTGCCTTAGACGATAAGCAGGATCTAGATTTCGATCCCCAAGCAGATAAGATTTTTTATGGTTTAGCAGATGACTTGAAAAAGTATCATTTTTTTAAAAGTCTTCTTCCTCAGCAAAAAATACGAGATATTTGGGTAGAGGTTAAGGTTAATTAA
- a CDS encoding KamA family radical SAM protein, with translation MSKIPCWRAIQKKSFTNWRALLSYLELPLKEAEKKVLSSPHFVLNLPYRLAQKIKKGDWEDPLLLQFLPLKQELHDHPLFVSDPVLDSSFTKTSKLLHKYTGRALLLCTSACAMHCRYCFRQNFAYEKETLDFRKELEELAQDPSLTEIILSGGDPLSLSNVKLEILLQELNQIPHIQKIRFHTRFPIGIPERIDAELISMLSCLDKQVIFVIHSNHPKELDDDIFTALKQIQKLGIPLLCQTVLLNQINDDIEILADLFTMLSNQGILPYYLHQLDRVKGTQHFETSIEKGRELVKQLSARLPGYCVPKYVQEIPNQLSKTSIDLHSFQCL, from the coding sequence ATGTCAAAAATACCTTGTTGGAGAGCTATACAAAAAAAGAGTTTCACCAATTGGAGAGCTTTACTTTCCTATTTAGAACTTCCTTTAAAAGAAGCAGAAAAAAAAGTACTTTCTTCTCCTCATTTTGTACTCAACCTTCCTTATCGATTAGCGCAAAAAATAAAGAAGGGCGATTGGGAAGATCCTTTACTGCTACAGTTTCTTCCCCTTAAACAAGAACTTCATGATCACCCCTTATTCGTATCTGATCCTGTTTTAGATAGCTCTTTTACAAAAACCTCTAAGCTTCTGCATAAATATACAGGAAGAGCTTTACTTCTATGTACAAGTGCTTGCGCTATGCATTGTAGATATTGTTTTCGACAAAATTTTGCTTATGAAAAAGAAACCCTTGATTTTAGAAAAGAGCTTGAAGAATTAGCGCAAGATCCAAGCCTAACAGAGATTATCTTAAGTGGAGGAGATCCTCTTTCTCTAAGCAATGTAAAACTTGAAATTCTATTACAAGAATTAAATCAAATCCCCCATATTCAGAAAATTCGCTTTCATACGCGTTTTCCGATTGGAATTCCTGAGAGAATCGATGCTGAATTGATTTCTATGCTTTCTTGTTTAGATAAACAAGTAATTTTTGTCATACATTCTAATCATCCAAAAGAGTTAGACGATGATATTTTTACTGCATTAAAACAGATTCAAAAGCTGGGGATTCCCCTACTTTGCCAAACGGTTTTATTGAATCAAATCAATGACGATATAGAAATATTAGCCGATTTATTTACTATGCTCAGTAACCAAGGCATTCTACCTTATTACTTACATCAGCTCGATCGTGTAAAAGGCACACAACACTTTGAAACATCCATAGAAAAGGGGAGGGAATTGGTTAAACAGCTCTCTGCCAGACTTCCAGGGTATTGTGTCCCGAAGTATGTACAAGAGATTCCTAACCAACTAAGCAAGACTTCTATTGATCTACATTCTTTCCAGTGTCTGTAA
- the argS gene encoding arginine--tRNA ligase has protein sequence MTPLISLIREKATQAITHQFSAEVVDPMFLQAEITESTQPQFGHYQCNSALKIAKILKVNPRQIAKQIADVVDLYDQAGYRMIEKIEIAGAGFINIFLCSDFLAKRIESMLSDERLGVPLVNKEKIIVEFSSPNIAKELHVGHLRSTIIGDALARLFEFLGYEVLRLNHVGDFGTQFGMLIAYIQKYEALAFQNTIDLSTLMSWYKKAKHQFDQDPEFKKLSQLEVVKLQQGNKNSFQIWERICEVSRAAFQEIYQLLDVRLIERGESFYSPYLAQIVADLEQKGLVTISNGAKCIFLDGFVGRDNTPLPMIVQKSDGGYNYETTDMAALYHRVQKEKATRIIIVTDAGQSLHFAMIFKAAEKAHYFDPKQVQLDHVPFGVVLGPDGKKFKTRSGETEKLIDLLMGAIQRAKQILETRLPLLSEEELEKSAKILGIDAVKYADLCCHRIKDYVFSYDRMLKFEGNTAAFLLYAYVRIQGIKRKVGKEAVKGPIVLSHPSEVAMAFHLCLFPETLQMMSQDLLPNRLCDYLYLLAEKFHAFFRDCRVEGSSEENSRLLLSEVAAQVLKKGLSILGLQTLERM, from the coding sequence ATGACTCCTTTAATTAGCTTAATAAGGGAAAAAGCAACGCAGGCGATTACTCATCAATTTTCTGCTGAGGTTGTAGACCCCATGTTTTTGCAAGCAGAAATTACAGAAAGCACACAGCCTCAATTTGGGCATTATCAATGTAATAGTGCTTTAAAAATTGCTAAAATATTAAAGGTTAACCCCAGACAGATTGCAAAGCAGATTGCCGATGTAGTAGATCTTTATGACCAAGCAGGTTATAGAATGATTGAAAAAATAGAGATTGCAGGCGCTGGTTTCATCAATATTTTTTTATGTTCAGATTTCTTAGCTAAGCGCATTGAATCCATGCTTTCAGATGAACGCTTAGGAGTCCCTTTAGTAAACAAAGAAAAAATCATTGTAGAATTCTCTTCTCCTAATATTGCAAAAGAGTTGCATGTTGGGCATTTACGATCGACAATTATTGGTGATGCTTTAGCTAGGTTGTTTGAATTTTTAGGTTATGAGGTATTACGTTTAAATCATGTAGGGGACTTTGGCACGCAATTTGGCATGCTGATTGCTTATATTCAAAAATATGAAGCGCTTGCCTTTCAAAATACGATTGATCTTTCTACTTTAATGAGTTGGTATAAAAAAGCAAAACACCAGTTTGATCAAGATCCAGAATTTAAAAAATTATCACAGCTAGAAGTAGTGAAATTACAACAAGGAAATAAAAACTCTTTTCAGATTTGGGAGAGGATTTGTGAGGTTTCTAGAGCTGCTTTTCAGGAAATTTATCAGCTTTTAGATGTTCGTTTAATAGAAAGAGGAGAGTCTTTTTATAGTCCTTATCTTGCGCAAATAGTTGCGGATTTAGAGCAAAAAGGGCTAGTTACGATATCTAATGGAGCAAAATGTATCTTCTTGGATGGCTTTGTGGGAAGAGACAATACTCCATTGCCTATGATCGTGCAAAAGTCAGATGGGGGCTATAATTATGAAACAACAGATATGGCGGCGCTTTATCATCGGGTGCAAAAAGAAAAAGCCACTCGGATTATTATTGTAACCGATGCAGGTCAGAGCTTGCATTTTGCCATGATTTTTAAAGCTGCTGAAAAAGCTCACTATTTTGATCCAAAACAAGTGCAATTGGATCATGTTCCTTTTGGTGTTGTATTAGGTCCTGATGGGAAAAAATTTAAAACTAGATCTGGTGAAACCGAAAAACTCATTGATTTATTAATGGGAGCTATTCAAAGAGCTAAACAAATCTTAGAGACAAGGCTTCCTCTTCTATCAGAAGAGGAATTGGAAAAGAGCGCTAAAATTTTAGGCATAGACGCCGTAAAATATGCAGACCTTTGTTGTCATAGAATCAAAGATTATGTTTTTAGCTATGATCGGATGTTAAAATTTGAGGGAAATACCGCTGCATTTTTATTATACGCTTATGTACGTATTCAAGGAATTAAGCGTAAGGTGGGAAAAGAAGCTGTAAAAGGACCCATTGTGCTTTCCCATCCTTCGGAAGTAGCGATGGCTTTTCATTTATGCCTCTTTCCAGAAACACTACAAATGATGTCGCAAGATCTTCTACCCAATCGTTTATGTGATTATCTGTACCTCTTGGCAGAAAAGTTCCATGCTTTTTTTCGTGATTGTAGGGTAGAAGGTAGTAGTGAAGAAAATAGTCGCTTATTGTTATCAGAAGTAGCAGCTCAGGTTCTGAAAAAAGGACTGTCTATTTTAGGTTTACAGACACTGGAAAGAATGTAG
- a CDS encoding Glu/Leu/Phe/Val dehydrogenase dimerization domain-containing protein, protein MAQACEKTLTLEEISVPGYEKIIRVLNVEVGLHAIICIHSSVIGPTLGGIRIYPYPNEEIALKDVMRLAKAMTYKSLLSECSWGGGKAVIIADPKVDKTKELLSAFAEAVHQLKGEYICAEDVGCSPEDVLLISKTTPYVVGLPHKKSSGNPAVFTAWGTFRGIQSALKKIYNSSELEGRKIAIQGIGAVGFELAKLLFWAGAHLIISDLDQKKCLELQQLTGAVILSTEEILKAECDVLAPCAMGGVLNSRTIPLLRCLAVAGCANNQLLNDSDADEIASRGILYAPDFIINAGGLINVSLELEAEGYNPIRARNRVNRIYDQLMVIYDIAEQNRFSTHRAALSLGDYRLKYQIGKRIEPPYFHHASLS, encoded by the coding sequence ATGGCCCAAGCCTGTGAGAAAACGCTTACTTTAGAAGAAATTTCGGTTCCCGGTTATGAAAAAATAATCAGAGTGTTAAACGTGGAAGTGGGATTACATGCAATTATTTGTATACACTCTAGCGTTATAGGTCCTACGTTAGGTGGCATACGCATCTATCCCTACCCCAACGAAGAAATAGCTTTAAAGGATGTAATGCGCCTTGCAAAAGCCATGACTTATAAATCTCTTCTATCTGAGTGCTCTTGGGGAGGAGGCAAAGCTGTTATTATCGCAGACCCTAAAGTGGATAAGACAAAAGAACTGCTCTCTGCTTTTGCAGAAGCAGTACATCAACTTAAAGGAGAATACATTTGTGCAGAAGATGTAGGTTGTTCTCCGGAAGATGTTCTACTTATTAGCAAAACCACTCCTTATGTAGTAGGCCTACCTCATAAAAAAAGCAGTGGAAACCCAGCTGTTTTTACAGCTTGGGGAACGTTTAGAGGAATTCAGTCCGCTCTCAAAAAAATATACAATTCTTCTGAATTAGAAGGCCGCAAGATCGCAATTCAAGGTATAGGCGCAGTAGGTTTTGAATTGGCTAAGTTACTCTTTTGGGCTGGAGCTCATCTCATAATTAGTGATCTAGATCAAAAAAAATGTTTAGAACTTCAGCAGCTCACAGGTGCTGTTATTCTCTCTACAGAGGAAATCTTAAAAGCAGAATGCGACGTGCTAGCGCCTTGTGCTATGGGAGGTGTATTAAACTCTCGCACCATTCCTCTTTTGCGCTGTTTAGCTGTTGCTGGTTGTGCTAATAACCAACTGCTTAATGATAGCGATGCTGACGAGATAGCTAGTCGTGGTATTTTGTATGCTCCTGATTTTATTATCAATGCAGGAGGATTGATCAATGTATCGCTAGAGCTAGAAGCAGAAGGGTATAACCCTATTCGGGCTCGTAATCGCGTCAATCGCATTTATGACCAGCTCATGGTTATTTATGATATTGCTGAGCAAAATCGCTTTTCCACTCATAGAGCAGCGCTCTCTCTTGGTGATTATCGTCTAAAATATCAAATTGGCAAACGTATAGAGCCTCCTTATTTTCATCATGCATCCTTGAGTTAA
- a CDS encoding DUF2709 domain-containing protein, protein MSVIAIPETIKSEMLRFLKKNKKADLITTYLFFLEKKFNLKPVLFIRDKVIYQSRQDLIHRLEEAGKLWRETEIKIQYGQQSVNEQSKKIYICPFTGKVFADNTHPNPQDAIYDWVSKCPENTERVGGLKAKRFLVSEDLDVIKNYIVKRKEPIKKIVFSSAVTGKLFNSKEAVIQDFVQNQLKDIPLEEVPSQNRYQIEEHFMSFIQTHLEEGKINAFVETLANYEEFSAFVDLWLEEEKEET, encoded by the coding sequence ATGTCAGTTATTGCAATTCCAGAAACTATTAAAAGCGAAATGCTTAGGTTCTTAAAAAAGAATAAAAAAGCAGATTTAATTACAACTTATCTCTTTTTTTTAGAAAAGAAGTTTAACTTAAAGCCCGTGCTCTTCATACGAGACAAAGTGATCTATCAGAGCAGGCAAGACCTTATCCATAGACTAGAAGAAGCTGGTAAACTATGGCGTGAAACGGAAATTAAAATTCAATATGGACAGCAAAGCGTTAACGAGCAGAGTAAAAAAATTTATATATGTCCATTTACAGGAAAGGTATTTGCTGATAATACACATCCTAATCCACAAGATGCTATCTATGACTGGGTTTCCAAGTGTCCTGAAAACACCGAGCGGGTTGGTGGATTGAAAGCTAAAAGGTTTCTAGTATCAGAAGACCTCGATGTAATAAAAAACTATATTGTCAAACGAAAAGAGCCTATTAAAAAAATTGTCTTTTCCTCTGCTGTTACTGGTAAATTATTTAACAGCAAAGAAGCGGTAATTCAAGACTTTGTTCAAAACCAGCTAAAAGATATCCCTTTAGAAGAAGTGCCCAGCCAAAATCGTTATCAAATTGAAGAGCACTTCATGTCTTTTATACAGACTCATTTAGAAGAAGGAAAAATCAATGCTTTTGTAGAAACCCTTGCTAACTATGAGGAATTTTCTGCCTTTGTAGATTTATGGCTAGAAGAAGAGAAGGAAGAGACTTAA
- the tsaE gene encoding tRNA (adenosine(37)-N6)-threonylcarbamoyltransferase complex ATPase subunit type 1 TsaE, with the protein MEQSFISRSAEETLCIGQKIGSLLTCLNPIIGLFGDLGAGKTTLLKGIIHGAAGIDFQDICSPTFNYLNIYQGKFSSVYHFDLYRLLDATQFASAGFDDFFYLNGLCCLEWAEKIDPLLPKKTIRIHMTHLHETQRRIVVMGLHA; encoded by the coding sequence ATGGAGCAGAGTTTTATTAGTCGATCAGCTGAAGAAACACTCTGCATCGGACAGAAAATCGGATCATTGCTTACCTGTTTAAACCCGATAATTGGATTGTTTGGAGATCTCGGAGCGGGTAAAACAACGCTGCTAAAAGGAATTATTCATGGCGCTGCAGGGATTGATTTCCAAGATATTTGCAGTCCAACATTTAACTATCTCAACATTTATCAAGGAAAATTCTCATCTGTGTATCATTTTGATCTCTATCGCCTTCTCGATGCAACCCAGTTTGCATCTGCTGGATTTGATGATTTCTTTTACTTAAACGGGCTCTGCTGTTTGGAATGGGCTGAAAAAATCGATCCTTTACTGCCTAAAAAAACCATTCGCATCCACATGACCCACCTTCATGAAACACAAAGACGAATTGTAGTAATGGGGTTGCATGCCTAA
- the yihA gene encoding ribosome biogenesis GTP-binding protein YihA/YsxC, producing MPKKPFFYNAQFITAAACASAFPVINNFQKKPLSEVAIVGKSNVGKSSLINYLLNNYTVAKTSSKPGKTQTINFFIVDQQFLLVDLPGYGYARVDKKTKGKWSELIDLYLKTRSSLRLILFLVDIRRSFTEDDLNFIKWAHFYHKNLLIIFTKSDKLKVQEIKKQIRDASHTLSSVFPLKSFEFLTCSIKEPQNRIALTEKIKLLLQEKS from the coding sequence ATGCCTAAAAAACCTTTCTTTTACAATGCACAATTTATCACAGCTGCCGCTTGCGCCTCTGCCTTTCCCGTTATTAATAACTTCCAAAAGAAACCTCTTAGTGAAGTTGCTATTGTAGGAAAATCCAATGTGGGCAAATCCTCTCTAATCAACTACCTTCTTAATAATTACACTGTTGCCAAAACATCTTCAAAACCAGGAAAAACACAGACCATTAATTTTTTTATTGTTGATCAGCAATTTCTTCTGGTAGATCTTCCTGGCTATGGTTATGCAAGAGTAGACAAAAAGACTAAAGGAAAATGGAGTGAATTAATTGATCTCTATTTAAAAACACGCTCGAGTTTGCGTTTAATTTTATTTCTAGTAGATATCCGAAGGTCTTTTACCGAAGATGATCTTAATTTCATCAAATGGGCTCATTTTTATCACAAAAACTTGTTAATTATCTTTACCAAAAGCGATAAACTTAAAGTTCAGGAAATAAAAAAACAAATCCGCGATGCTTCCCATACTCTCTCTTCTGTTTTTCCACTGAAATCTTTTGAATTTTTAACTTGCTCTATTAAGGAGCCACAAAACAGAATAGCTCTTA